From the genome of Thermodesulforhabdaceae bacterium:
ATTAGTATGGGCTATAAACCCTTCCTCGCTGTAATCCTGAACGAGACGCTCTCGCTGTTTTTTTAGGGATTCAACAATGTAATCGTAATCTACCATTGGTCCCTTCTCACCTCTCCTGGTATATAAAGTTTGTCAAACCAGTTTATTTAGTCACTGGTTTTCCCTTCTGCACTGGTTTTCCCTCAAACCTTGCTTCCACCACTTTCCAGTCTATTTGCTGGAGCATTGCTTTGATGTAGGACGGGCGATCGAGTTGATAGTCCACGATAAAGGCATGTTCAAAGACATCCAATACCAGCAAGGGAACACATTGAGCAAGAAGCCCGCTGTGGTGTTCGTTAATCCATGCATTCATAAGGCGACCCGTGGAAGAATCATAAAACAAAACCGCCCAGCCTATGCCTCTCATTTGAGCCGTAGCGATAAAATCGTTCTGCCATGAGTCAAAGCTTCCGAAGTTAGCTTCAACTGCCTTGTAAAATGCACTCTTTGGATCAGGAGCCGATGGAGTGATCCCGAGATTTTCGAAAAACAGTTCATGGAGTTTCATTCCGTCAAATTCGAAAGCAAACCTGCGTTTCAATTCCGCATACTGAGGTGTGTTGGACTGTCCCTGTTCGGCAAGAGCTTTTAATTCGTCCAGAAGACGATTTGTGTTGTTCACATAACCCTGATAAAGAGCGAAATGAAGTTTTAGAGCTGTTTCGCTGAGTCCCGGCATTCCTATCAGGTAAGAAAAATCCTTAGCTTCGTAAGGAATAACCTGCTTTACCATCTTTTCCTCCTTGCCTTCCTTACCGCCGTGACATCCAACCAGTAATAAGGCAACGATGAGCAAGATAACTTTGTGAAGGCTCTTCAATAATCTTTGATCCATAACTTGCTCCCTTTGCATGTCTCTACTTTTTGGCGATACCGAGCTTCTGCATAATCTCTTCGACTTCTTCGGCTCCTTTGGCGTAGAAAGATTCTTCTTCAGGATCAAGATGCTTGAGTAGTCTTAAAAATTCTCCCGCATGCACTCGTTCTTCATCAGCAATATCCTTCAGCACTTCTTTAGCCAGCGAGTCATCAGTTGATTCGGCCAATTGCATGTAAAGCTGCACGGCTTCGTATTCCGCTGCAATAAGGAATCTTATGGCTCTGATCAGTTCTTCCTTCGTTAATTTTCTGTCGCTTGCAAGACCTGAAAAGGGGTGTCCAAACTCAGGCATGGTTCCCTCCTTGTTGTTTTTGGTTTAACTCTGCTACCGAGACGTGTCCCCTCCTGCAACCGAGGGACAATTAACGCTTTTGCTTCCTGTGAAAAGAGAGTAAAAATTTTTCTCGGACCTGTAAAGTAAAACCTTGAATTAAAAAGAAGGGGGAA
Proteins encoded in this window:
- a CDS encoding Fe-Mn family superoxide dismutase — translated: MDQRLLKSLHKVILLIVALLLVGCHGGKEGKEEKMVKQVIPYEAKDFSYLIGMPGLSETALKLHFALYQGYVNNTNRLLDELKALAEQGQSNTPQYAELKRRFAFEFDGMKLHELFFENLGITPSAPDPKSAFYKAVEANFGSFDSWQNDFIATAQMRGIGWAVLFYDSSTGRLMNAWINEHHSGLLAQCVPLLVLDVFEHAFIVDYQLDRPSYIKAMLQQIDWKVVEARFEGKPVQKGKPVTK
- a CDS encoding ferritin family protein; this encodes MPEFGHPFSGLASDRKLTKEELIRAIRFLIAAEYEAVQLYMQLAESTDDSLAKEVLKDIADEERVHAGEFLRLLKHLDPEEESFYAKGAEEVEEIMQKLGIAKK